A genomic stretch from Streptomyces venezuelae ATCC 10712 includes:
- a CDS encoding AAA family ATPase, with amino-acid sequence MLRYDKEFDPAAYQDGTARTGRCEGAEGDSGAGYAADDEVYVFDDERVVLAVNVALKTGRPLLLFGPPGSGKSSLAPNVARVLGWNYHAHVVTARTEPEDLLWRFDALKRLNDAQAHMLDDDIGAYYAQGPLWRAFAPENGRRSVVLLDEIDKADPDLPNSLLGPLGSLSFPMPWDDRESVSAAPGQEPFVVITSNDERELPRPFLRRCVVFEFGPPSRSHLLRVAASHLGEDYDEQLTGQVADYILSLRDVVTDPAAGPSTAEFLDALKACHQLGVTPGTEEWDMLRTITLHKRREGLEPLA; translated from the coding sequence GTGCTGCGGTACGACAAGGAGTTCGACCCCGCGGCCTACCAGGACGGCACGGCGCGCACCGGTCGGTGCGAGGGTGCCGAGGGGGACTCCGGGGCCGGATACGCGGCGGACGACGAGGTCTACGTCTTCGATGACGAGCGGGTGGTCCTGGCCGTCAACGTCGCGCTGAAGACCGGCCGTCCGCTGCTCCTCTTCGGCCCGCCGGGCTCCGGCAAGTCCTCGCTCGCCCCGAACGTCGCCCGCGTCCTGGGCTGGAACTACCACGCCCATGTGGTGACGGCGAGGACCGAACCCGAGGACCTCCTCTGGCGGTTCGACGCCCTGAAGCGGCTCAACGACGCCCAGGCCCACATGCTCGACGACGACATCGGCGCCTACTACGCGCAGGGGCCGCTCTGGCGCGCCTTCGCGCCCGAGAACGGCCGCCGGTCGGTCGTCCTGCTCGACGAGATCGACAAGGCGGACCCCGACCTTCCCAACAGCCTTCTGGGCCCGCTGGGTTCGCTGTCGTTCCCCATGCCGTGGGACGACCGCGAGTCGGTCTCCGCCGCGCCCGGCCAGGAGCCGTTCGTCGTCATCACCTCCAACGACGAGCGTGAGCTGCCGCGGCCGTTCCTGCGGCGCTGCGTCGTCTTCGAGTTCGGCCCGCCCTCCCGGAGCCATCTGCTGCGGGTCGCCGCGTCGCACCTCGGCGAGGACTACGACGAGCAGCTCACCGGTCAGGTGGCCGACTACATCCTGTCGCTGCGGGACGTCGTGACCGACCCTGCGGCGGGGCCGAGCACCGCGGAGTTCCTGGACGCGCTCAAGGCCTGCCACCAGCTGGGGGTCACACCCGGCACGGAGGAGTGGGACATGCTCCGGACGATCACGCTGCACAAGCGGCGTGAAGGGCTGGAGCCCCTCGCATGA
- a CDS encoding alpha-glucosidase C-terminal domain-containing protein — protein sequence MSDEDPGGNAEAALEDLAVTRPDVVRLAECLCLAAGVERAFLRRARLRFLPRSTAGLEAELWFSPLVEAAGDQMLLLDPVMSGALRRRLARGPVAHAEAVREFTVEAHREAPPLMRWFEELLWAGSFPAEDGHRRVRDALARMLLAVTAGEDDAADDLGRWALHYLPRLPEGVLRYDDAWRIQVASSERLGLEPPRDPFARPDAVAEGARALVRREVAVGVVARSGGLVLSRPVAPGSVAVRASGGRTVRLDVAGLLEPPPRTAPMRVELPADRTVMLPLSAVQRLHRSGTPGLSVVHPGRALEVAVASRPERTPRPGASYIASLMRDGTIVLHDHEGEPVSTVPAPSSGATRRSLALSARGTTLAWIESNSVHQCAVVPEPGRARVTPGNGEVVSVQFPPGGGETPTWAILSDGVLVHCDVGAPVGPERPADGGVSAIWPFLRDQPPAVLDDHGRLWLSGTHRPRQLLAEGVTAVSGCHAGNWLVAARRDGSVLAWRRERMEFGNLVGQAPWEVTDLAVGADATQVAAVGGDGRVLVCDLSGSPTQTRVLQVDFSADRVFAHPGGWTVAGSGGPVELRTEDGRRHVVSLDREPDRRAPDVPSWIVGCVLAEVDASELWRRPAVAPSEVMRDIAGTGVRCVVVGPFVPPPLGDEDGAFDGLDGSVPVIEAAHAHDVRFVVDLVVSGDESGRIDAVARASLYDGVRRWLGRGADGVRIGGRGAVGRRLLRDLHHLLQGYGQGVLMRNQSRWPTPASFDDPRDALSLADACHVVTLLPENVLAEAIVPPAPPDVYRFGTYEGWLRRAQRALAAARPGAQWAHPLPEQLQDPAQRALAAAVLLSLPGCPTLPVELLREPGTAALLRIRHAHLALSKGGLESVSFDRPEVLGFLRTHGPETVLCLANTAEEPVAVTVPVEFLSGEGAVRLLDLCDGRAFTCDVRTTVTVDGLGVRWLLAAPPAPSVLGTRG from the coding sequence GTGAGCGACGAGGACCCGGGCGGGAACGCCGAGGCCGCGCTGGAGGACCTCGCCGTGACGCGGCCCGATGTTGTCCGGCTCGCCGAGTGCCTCTGCCTCGCCGCCGGTGTCGAGCGGGCGTTCCTGCGCAGGGCGAGGCTGCGCTTCCTGCCCCGTTCCACCGCGGGCCTGGAGGCCGAACTGTGGTTCTCGCCGCTGGTGGAGGCGGCGGGCGACCAGATGCTGCTTCTGGACCCGGTCATGTCCGGGGCCCTGCGCCGCCGCCTGGCCCGTGGGCCCGTCGCACACGCGGAGGCGGTACGGGAGTTCACCGTCGAGGCGCACCGTGAGGCGCCGCCCCTGATGCGCTGGTTCGAGGAGCTGCTCTGGGCGGGCTCCTTCCCCGCCGAGGACGGCCACCGGCGGGTGCGGGACGCGCTGGCGCGGATGCTCCTCGCGGTCACCGCCGGGGAGGACGACGCGGCGGACGACCTGGGGCGGTGGGCGCTGCATTACCTGCCCCGGCTCCCCGAGGGGGTGCTGCGGTACGACGACGCCTGGCGCATCCAGGTGGCGTCCTCGGAACGGCTGGGTCTCGAACCGCCGCGCGATCCGTTCGCGCGCCCCGATGCGGTCGCCGAAGGCGCCCGGGCGCTCGTACGACGTGAGGTCGCCGTCGGGGTCGTCGCCCGGTCGGGCGGGCTCGTGCTGAGCAGGCCGGTCGCACCGGGCTCCGTGGCGGTCCGCGCTTCCGGGGGCCGCACGGTCCGGCTGGACGTCGCAGGCCTCCTCGAACCGCCGCCTCGGACCGCGCCCATGCGGGTCGAACTCCCCGCGGACCGGACCGTCATGCTGCCCCTCTCCGCGGTCCAGCGGCTGCACCGCTCGGGCACGCCGGGCTTGAGCGTCGTCCATCCGGGCCGCGCTCTGGAGGTGGCCGTGGCGTCGAGGCCGGAACGTACGCCGAGGCCGGGAGCTTCGTACATCGCGTCCCTGATGCGCGACGGGACGATCGTGCTCCATGACCACGAGGGCGAGCCGGTCTCGACGGTGCCCGCTCCCTCGAGCGGCGCGACCCGGCGTTCGCTCGCCCTGTCCGCGCGGGGCACCACACTCGCCTGGATCGAGAGCAACAGCGTCCACCAGTGCGCGGTGGTCCCGGAGCCGGGCCGCGCCCGGGTCACCCCCGGCAACGGAGAGGTGGTGAGCGTCCAGTTCCCTCCGGGCGGCGGTGAGACGCCGACGTGGGCGATCCTTTCCGACGGCGTGCTCGTTCACTGTGACGTGGGCGCGCCGGTCGGGCCCGAACGCCCGGCCGATGGCGGCGTGAGCGCCATCTGGCCCTTCCTCAGGGACCAGCCGCCGGCCGTGCTCGACGACCACGGCCGCCTGTGGCTCAGCGGGACGCACAGGCCGCGTCAGCTCCTCGCCGAGGGCGTCACCGCCGTCAGCGGCTGCCACGCCGGGAACTGGCTCGTCGCGGCGCGGAGGGACGGCTCCGTGCTCGCCTGGAGACGCGAGCGCATGGAGTTCGGCAACCTGGTGGGCCAGGCCCCCTGGGAGGTCACCGACCTCGCCGTCGGCGCCGACGCCACCCAGGTCGCGGCGGTGGGCGGTGACGGGCGCGTCCTCGTCTGCGACCTGTCCGGGTCCCCGACGCAGACCCGCGTGCTCCAGGTCGACTTCTCCGCCGACCGGGTGTTCGCCCACCCCGGAGGCTGGACGGTGGCGGGATCGGGAGGCCCCGTCGAGCTGCGGACCGAGGACGGCCGGCGTCACGTCGTCTCCCTGGACCGCGAACCCGACCGCCGCGCGCCCGACGTCCCCTCCTGGATCGTCGGCTGTGTCCTCGCCGAGGTCGACGCGTCCGAGCTGTGGCGCCGTCCGGCCGTCGCTCCGTCCGAGGTGATGAGGGACATCGCGGGGACGGGCGTGCGGTGCGTGGTGGTGGGGCCGTTCGTACCTCCGCCGCTCGGCGACGAGGACGGGGCCTTCGACGGGCTCGACGGGAGTGTCCCCGTGATCGAGGCGGCGCACGCTCACGACGTGCGCTTCGTCGTCGATCTCGTCGTGTCGGGGGACGAGTCCGGGCGGATCGACGCGGTGGCCCGGGCGAGCCTGTACGACGGGGTGCGCCGGTGGCTCGGCCGGGGCGCCGACGGCGTACGGATCGGCGGGCGAGGCGCGGTCGGGCGGCGGCTCCTGCGCGACCTGCACCATCTGCTGCAGGGTTACGGCCAAGGGGTCCTGATGCGGAATCAATCCCGATGGCCGACCCCGGCGTCGTTCGACGATCCGAGGGACGCGTTGTCGCTCGCGGACGCCTGCCACGTGGTGACCCTGCTGCCGGAGAACGTGCTCGCCGAGGCGATCGTCCCGCCGGCCCCACCGGACGTGTACCGCTTCGGTACGTACGAGGGATGGCTGAGACGGGCCCAGCGGGCCCTGGCCGCGGCGCGCCCGGGTGCCCAGTGGGCGCACCCGCTGCCCGAGCAGCTTCAGGACCCGGCCCAGCGCGCACTCGCGGCAGCCGTCCTCCTCAGCCTGCCCGGCTGCCCCACGCTGCCCGTCGAGCTGCTCCGCGAGCCGGGTACCGCCGCCCTGCTGCGGATACGGCACGCCCATCTCGCTCTTTCCAAGGGCGGCCTCGAGTCCGTTTCCTTCGACCGCCCCGAGGTGCTGGGCTTCCTCCGGACGCACGGGCCGGAGACGGTCCTCTGTCTGGCGAACACGGCGGAGGAGCCGGTGGCGGTGACCGTGCCCGTCGAGTTCCTGTCGGGCGAGGGGGCGGTCCGTCTCCTGGACCTGTGCGACGGCCGCGCGTTCACGTGCGACGTGCGGACGACCGTGACCGTCGACGGCCTCGGCGTCCGCTGGCTCCTCGCGGCGCCCCCCGCCCCGTCCGTCCTCGGCACCCGGGGGTAG
- a CDS encoding toll/interleukin-1 receptor domain-containing protein — MVRRPRIFLSHSSSKCTVESGCQCRRYLESLESHLKDSGFDPVVDRAFLNGGDEWHQEVLKEIMTSHGMVILISPHALVSHYVLEEAIVATARKVASEDAFLILPVLLPGVRRSHLADSGLKKLNLGRFDMVDWSAKAGPAKPPPKIAASLLPLAERLGAVPYPEVTAFVAGRMSDVPSVVLEEAATVLGVPTLAHATDHSRHRVAQGLLTERPVRGPGDACPMRVALKGLLPQVRQATERADIVDVVVPYARVPKTDAERLRGVALGAGERVALLPAELGETPDMYVRRASETPEPWTVCRPGPRLDVPGYVEGIVADIRALLIEEFYLDSGCGDDELSGELARHEAESGPFTVVLRQPPDARLVDALLTHFPRLLFLFAHPGAEAAGRVRLEGMTPGQERDMVRTHRQFMARSADRRDCR; from the coding sequence GTGGTACGTCGTCCTCGGATCTTCCTCAGTCACAGCTCCTCCAAGTGCACCGTCGAGAGCGGCTGCCAGTGCCGGCGCTATCTGGAGTCGCTGGAGAGCCACCTCAAGGACAGCGGCTTCGACCCCGTGGTCGACAGGGCGTTCCTGAACGGCGGCGACGAGTGGCACCAGGAGGTCCTCAAGGAGATCATGACCTCCCACGGGATGGTCATCCTGATCTCCCCCCACGCCCTGGTCTCGCACTACGTGCTGGAGGAGGCGATCGTCGCCACCGCGCGGAAGGTGGCGAGCGAGGACGCGTTCCTGATACTTCCCGTCCTCCTGCCCGGCGTACGGCGCAGCCACCTCGCCGACAGCGGGCTCAAGAAGCTGAACCTCGGCCGCTTCGACATGGTCGACTGGTCCGCCAAGGCCGGACCGGCGAAGCCGCCGCCGAAGATCGCCGCCAGTCTCCTCCCCCTGGCCGAGCGGCTCGGCGCGGTGCCGTACCCCGAGGTCACCGCGTTCGTCGCCGGCCGGATGTCCGACGTCCCGTCCGTCGTTCTCGAGGAGGCCGCTACGGTCCTCGGCGTCCCGACCCTGGCCCATGCGACCGACCACTCCCGCCACCGGGTCGCCCAGGGGCTCCTCACCGAGCGCCCGGTGCGGGGCCCGGGAGACGCCTGCCCGATGCGGGTCGCGCTGAAGGGTCTCCTCCCGCAGGTCAGGCAGGCCACGGAACGGGCGGACATCGTCGATGTGGTCGTGCCCTACGCCCGGGTGCCGAAGACCGACGCCGAGCGGCTGCGCGGGGTGGCGCTGGGTGCCGGCGAGCGGGTCGCGCTGCTCCCGGCCGAGCTGGGGGAGACACCCGACATGTACGTCCGCAGGGCGAGCGAGACGCCCGAGCCGTGGACGGTGTGCAGGCCGGGGCCGCGCCTCGACGTGCCGGGGTACGTCGAGGGGATCGTGGCGGACATCCGCGCGCTGCTGATCGAGGAGTTCTATCTGGACTCGGGGTGCGGGGACGACGAGCTGAGCGGCGAGCTGGCCCGCCACGAGGCGGAGTCGGGGCCGTTCACCGTCGTGCTCCGGCAGCCGCCGGACGCGCGCCTGGTCGACGCGCTCCTGACGCACTTCCCCCGGCTGCTGTTCCTCTTCGCCCACCCCGGGGCGGAGGCGGCGGGCCGGGTCCGCCTGGAGGGGATGACGCCGGGGCAGGAGCGGGACATGGTCCGGACGCACCGGCAGTTCATGGCCCGCTCGGCCGACCGGCGCGACTGCCGCTGA